Proteins from one Fragaria vesca subsp. vesca linkage group LG6, FraVesHawaii_1.0, whole genome shotgun sequence genomic window:
- the LOC101310434 gene encoding SPX domain-containing protein 4-like — MKFGKEFTNHLEETIPEWRDKFLCYKLLKKLLKRLPTSTVDALPHPFNLNQRLSDADAGGGTGPSRPLGELQDWFVRILNDELEKLNDFYVDKEEDFIIRFQELKGRIEVVKEKSSKGGVFTSESEFSEEVMDIRKDFVTIHGEMVLLKNYSSLNFAGLVKILKKYDKRTGELLRLPFTQLALRAPFFTTQPLTMLVRECEANLELLFPLEAEVIESTPNMQDNSKPQLNSLATVASDTPSNQEANVDIYRGTIAAMRAIQGLQKASSTWNPWSISNHLRNQDDESTGAITAENSASNSVATLHSEEEADDEDNQSV, encoded by the exons ATGAAATTCGGGAAGGAGTTCACGAACCACTTGGAGGAGACAATCCCGGAGTGGAGGGACAAGTTCCTCTGCTACAAGCTTCTCAAGAAGCTCCTCAAACGCTTGCCCACCTCCACCGTCGATGCTCTGCCTCACCCTTTTAATCTCAATCAACGGCTCTCCGACGCCGACGCCGGTGGTGGGACCGGTCCGAGCCGGCCGTTGGGGGAGCTGCAGGATTGGTTCGTCAGGATTCTCAACGACGAGCTTGAGAAGCTCAACGATTTCTACGTTGATAAAGAGGAGGACTTCATTATTCGCTTCCAG GAGCTGAAGGGAAGAATCGAGGTGGTTAAAGAAAAGAGCAGCAAAGGTGGGGTTTTTACTTCAGAGAGTGAGTTCAGCGAGGAAGTGATGGACATTCGTAAGGACTTTGTCACCATTCATGGAGAGATGGTGCTTCTCAAGAACTACAGCTCGCTAAATTTTGCAG GGCTAGTCAAAATTCTAAAGAAGTATGATAAACGAACTGGAGAATTGTTGCGTCTACCTTTCACACAACTTGCTCTTCGTGCGCCTTTCTTTACAACACAACCTCTCACGATGCTTGTCCGTGAATGTGAGGCAAATCTTGAGCTTCTCTTCCCATTGGAAGCAGAAGTCATTGAATCTACCCCAAATATGCAAGACAATTCCAAACCACAATTGAACAGTTTGGCAACTGTTGCATCTGACACACCTTCAAACCAGGAGGCAAATGTGGATATTTACCGTGGAACAATTGCTGCAATGAGAGCCATACAAGGTCTTCAAAAGGCAAGCTCGACTTGGAATCCATGGTCAATTTCAAATCACTTACGAAATCAGGATGATGAGAGTACTGGAGCTATCACAGCCGAGAACTCTGCTTCAAACTCTGTAGCTACCTTGCACAGTGAGGAGGAGGCCGATGACGAGGATAACCAGTCAGTTTAA
- the LOC101310722 gene encoding cystathionine gamma-synthase, chloroplastic-like codes for MGVYTCPRVFTSSSSSSTYCCRHHPDLATRAAVNPRPGFAAGRVDSPAPFHGLSSLILRFPPNFVRQLSTKARRNCSNIGVAQIVAASWSNKDSDLSAVPAASAVDAAATAADLVVPAQIGTEDDLAAVDAEYAVFGNGVQLGGLPDLKDASFLSSDGSIAIHAGERLGRGIVTDAITTPVVNTSAYFFKKTADLLDFKEKRATSFEYGRYGNPTTVVLEEKISALEGAESTLLLASGMCASTVLLMALVPAGGHIVTTTDCYRKTRIFIETILPKMGITATIIDPADVGALETALNENKVSLFFTESPTNPFLRCVDIKLVSDLCHSKGAVVCIDGTFATPMNQKALALGADLVVHSATKYLAGHNDVLAGCISGSMKLVSEIRILHHILGGALNPNAAYLIIRGMKTLHIRIQQQNSTALRMAKILEAHPKVAHVYYPGLPSHPEHELAKRQMTGFGGVVSFEIDGDLKRTIKFIDALKIPYIAPSFGGCESIVDQPAIMSYWDLSQSDRLKYGIKDNLVRFSFGIEDFNDLKADILQALEKI; via the exons ATGGGCGTGTACACGTGTCCTAGGGTTTTCACCTCCTCCTCCTCCTCCTCCACCTACTGCTGCCGCCACCACCCCGACCTCGCCACCCGCGCCGCCGTCAATCCCCGCCCCGGCTTCGCCGCAGGCCGCGTCGACTCTCCGGCGCCGTTTCACGGCCTATCGTCACTCATTCTCCGCTTCCCTCCCAACTTCGTCCGCCAGCTCAGCACCAAGGCCCGCCGCAACTGCAGCAACATCGGCGTCGCGCAGATCGTCGCGGCTTCGTGGTCCAACAAAGACTCCGACCTTTCGGCGGTGCCGGCGGCTAGTGCCGTCGATGCCGCCGCCACCGCCGCCGATCTGGTCGTCCCGGCCCAGATCGGGACCGAGGATGACCTGGCGGCCGTGGATGCGGAGTACGCCGTGTTTGGGAACGGTGTACAGTTAGGAGGCTTGCCTGATTTGAAGGACGCCTCGTTTTTAAGCTCCGATGGGAGCATCGCAATTCATGCCG GTGAAAGATTGGGTCGCGGTATAGTGACTGATGCAATTACAACCCCGGTGGTTAATACTTCTGCTTACTTTTTCAAGAAAACTGCTGACCTCCTTGATTTCAAG GAGAAGCGCGCGACGAGTTTTGAATACGGGCGCTATGGAAACCCAACTACCGTGGTTCTTGAGGAAAAGATTAG TGCTCTTGAAGGAGCGGAATCTACACTGTTGCTAGCTTCCGGAATGTGTGCTAGCACGGTCTTGTTGATGGCTTTGGTTCCAGCTGGTGGGCATATTGTGACAACAACAGACTGCTACAGGAAGACTCGGATATTTATTGAGACCATCCTTCCCAAAATGGGGATCACG GCAACAATTATTGACCCTGCTGATGTTGGAGCACTAGAAACTGCACTGAATGAGAATAAA GTTTCTCTTTTCTTCACAGAATCTCCTACAAACCCTTTCCTAAGGTGTGTGGACATTAAGTTGGTTTCAGATCTTTGCCATAGCAAAGGGGCAGTAGTCTGTATAGATGGCACTTTTGCCACACCTATGAATCAGAAGGCCCTTGCTCTTGGGGCTGATCTTGTTGTGCACTCTGCAACAAAATATCTTGCTGGCCACAATGAT GTCCTTGCTGGTTGCATTAGCGGTTCAATGAAATTGGTTTCCGAAATTCGTATATTGCATCATATTTTGGGTGGTGCTCTTAACCCG AATGCTGCATACCTGATCATTCGAGGCATGAAGACTTTGCATATTCGTATACAGCAACAGAATTCTACTGCATTGAGGATGGCCAAAATTTTAGAGGCGCATCCTAAG GTGGCGCACGTCTATTATCCTGGTTTGCCAAGTCATCCTGAACATGAGCTTGCCAAGAGGCAGATGACTGGTTTCGGTGGTGTTGTCAGTTTTGAG ATTGATGGAGACTTGAAGAGAACAATTAAGTTCATTGATGCCCTGAAAATACCATATATTGCCCCCTCCTTTGGTGGTTGTGAGAGCATCGTGGATCAGCCAGCCATAATGTCTTATTG GGATCTCAGCCAGTCAGATAGGCTCAAGTACGGAATCAAGGATAACCTGGTCCGTTTCAGCTTCGGTATCGAAGACTTCAATGATCTTAAGGCTGACATTCTGCAGGCCCTGGAGAAAATATAG
- the LOC101311397 gene encoding transcription factor MYB39-like, whose product MGRSPCCDKVGLKKGPWTPEEDQKLLAYIEEHGHGSWRALPIKAGLQRCGKSCRLRWTNYLRPDIKRGKFSLQEEQTIIQLHALLGNRWSAIATHLPKRTDNEIKNYWNTHLKKRLAKMGIDPVTHKPKNDALLSAHDGQSKNAANLSHMAQWESARLEAEARLVRESKLRSHNSLINQLAAAAAASTSSSSAHQLLLMKGQSLDSPTSTLTTYNSENVAQGIMPSSSMIEFVGCSGASSGDHHDQTAAINAKEEGDVQVQDWKLGFGNMPSSSTHFGLHDNVAWTSSNEQVHHDRGIGGVDEIADQEGFTNLLLNNSVDRDQSMSDGGAGCDSENGGSAGSDYYEDNKNYWNSILNLVNSSPSHDDSPIF is encoded by the exons ATGGGTCGGTCACCGTGCTGTGACAAAGTCGGGTTAAAGAAAGGTCCTTGGACTCCAGAAGAAGACCAGAAGCTCTTGGCTTATATTGAAGAACATGGCCATGGAAGCTGGAGAGCCCTCCCAATCAAAGCTG GGCTTCAGAGATGTGGAAAGAGCTGTAGACTGAGATGGACTAACTATCTGAGACCAGATATCAAGAGGGGAAAATTCAGTTTGCAAGAAGAACAGACTATTATTCAACTCCATGCCCTCTTAGGCAACAG GTGGTCGGCGATAGCAACTCACTTGCCGAAGAGAACAGACAATGAGATAAAGAACTACTGGAACACACATCTCAAGAAGCGCTTAGCCAAAATGGGAATCGATCCGGTCACCCACAAGCCGAAAAACGACGCCCTCCTCTCCGCTCACGACGGTCAGTCCAAGAATGCCGCCAACCTCAGCCACATGGCTCAGTGGGAAAGCGCCAGGCTCGAAGCCGAAGCCCGGCTCGTTAGGGAATCCAAGCTCCGTTCACACAACTCCCTCATCAATCAGCTCGCGGCCGCAGCTGCTGCTTCAACTTCTTCCTCATCAGCTCACCAGTTGCTTCTCATGAAGGGTCAGAGTCTTGATTCTCCAACATCTACACTCACTACTTACAACTCTGAGAATGTGGCACAAGGGATTATGCCATCGTCGTCTATGATTGAGTTTGTGGGTTGTTCTGGTGCTTCTTCAGGCGATCATCACGATCAGACGGCTGCAATTAATGCCAAAGAAGAAGGGGACGTACAAGTACAAGACTGGAAACTCGGGTTTGGGAACATGCCGTCATCATCAACTCATTTTGGTCTTCATGACAATGTCGCATGGACTAGTTCTAATGAACAAGTTCATCATGATCGGGGAATTGGCGGCGTCGATGAGATAGCGGATCAAGAAGGGTTTACCAACCTATTGCTCAATAACTCCGTTGATCGTGATCAGAGTATGTCGGACGGCGGCGCCGGTTGTGATTCGGAAAACGGTGGTAGTGCCGGGAGTGACTATTATGAAGATAACAAGAATTACTGGAATAGTATTCTCAATTTGGTGAATTCTTCTCCCTCTCATGATGACTCTCCAATCTTCTAA
- the LOC101311690 gene encoding NAC domain-containing protein 100-like, with amino-acid sequence MENVSVFINEDEQMELPPGFRFHPTDEELISHYLSPKVLDSVFTARAIGEVDLNKCEPWDLPWRAKMGEKEWYFFCVRDRKYPTGLRTNRATEAGYWKATGKDKEIYKAKVLVGMKKTLVFYKGRAPKGEKTNWVMHEYRLEGKYSAYNLPKTAKNEWVICRIFQKCSGGKKTHISGLVRESPYGNDQFRPSLLPPLMDSPSYNNSDTRTTTVGCETSHVSCFSDPMEDQKAQDDIIDSFNNNNNMSSTSNNHLLASSSSFPFKSSVQNSHFSNQIPPNTGNMQYPDSGFMQDQSIMRLLTEPQAPSLKRNSSNYLGGQDVPSYSAAPMDFDSIWNY; translated from the exons ATGGAAAACGTTTCTGTGTTTATCAACGAAGATGAGCAGATGGAGTTGCCTCCTGGATTCCGATTTCACCCGACGGATGAAGAACTCATAAGCCACTACCTTTCCCCGAAGGTGCTTGACAGTGTCTTCACCGCTAGAGCTATTGGGGAGGTGGATTTGAACAAGTGTGAGCCTTGGGATTTGCCTT GGAGGGCTAAAATGGGAGAAAAGGAATGGTACTTTTTCTGTGTGAGGGACAGAAAATACCCAACTGGTTTAAGAACTAACCGGGCGACTGAAGCTGGGTACTGGAAAGCCACAGGCAAAGACAAGGAGATTTACAAGGCCAAAGTCCTTGTTGGAATGAAGAAGACTCTGGTTTTCTACAAAGGAAGGGCTCCCAAGGGTGAAAAGACCAACTGGGTCATGCATGAGTACAGATTGGAAGGCAAATACTCAGCCTATAATCTCCCGAAAACAGCCAAG AATGAGTGGGTGATTTGCAGGATTTTCCAAAAGTGCAGTGGTGGGAAGAAAACTCATATTTCGGGGTTGGTGAGGGAGAGCCCTTACGGAAATGATCAATTCCGCCCTTCTTTACTGCCACCATTAATGGATTCACCATCCTACAACAACAGTGACACAAGAACCACCACCGTAGGCTGCGAAACATCGCATGTGTCCTGCTTCTCCGATCCAATGGAGGATCAGAAAGCCCAGGATGACATTATCGACAGCTTCAACAACAACAACAACATGAGCAGCACCAGCAACAATCATCTGTTAGCTTCTTCATCTTCATTTCCGTTCAAGTCCTCGGTTCAGAACTCTCACTTCTCCAACCAAATCCCACCGAACACCGGAAATATGCAGTACCCGGATTCTGGTTTTATGCAGGATCAGTCTATTATGAGGTTGCTGACTGAGCCTCAAGCTCCAAGCTTAAAGCGCAATTCATCAAATTATTTGGGGGGTCAAGATGTTCCGTCATACTCAGCTGCTCCTATGGACTTTGATTCCATCTGGAATTACTGA
- the LOC101293513 gene encoding pentatricopeptide repeat-containing protein At5g15300-like, which translates to MIRKRPNDRSANRQQRSTLFQKCTNLKALKQVHASMVIHGFNSNPSALGELIFASAMSISGTIGYAHKVFDQITEPNTFMWNTMIRGSAQSLRPLNAVVLYTRMEKRGLRPDDFTFPFVLKACNKLCWVRMGMGIHGKVVRFGFESNASVRNTLIDFHAKCGDLRVATALFDGSARRDVVAWSALTAGYARRGKLDAARRLFDEMPVKDLVSWNVMITGYTKQGEMESARKLFDEVPRRDVVTWNAMIAGYVRCGCVEQALQMFEEMTSLGEKPDEVTMLSLLSACADVGELEIGKRLHSSLLELGSGEISIIHGNALIDMYSKCGSIERALEVFWGMREKDVSSWNSVIGGLAFHGHAEESVNLFEEMRRLKVRPDGITFVGVLVACSHAGKVEDGRGYFSLMRNKYKIEPNIKHYGCMVDLLGRAGLLDEAFDCIENMEMQPNAIVWRTLLGACKVHGNVELGRRANERLLEIRGDESGDFVLLSNIYASRGEWHGAEEVRKLMDDSGVKKEAGFSMVEADGHALKHFLLDSKSKLNR; encoded by the coding sequence ATGATCAGAAAGAGACCAAACGACAGGAGCGCCAACCGTCAACAACGGTCAACCCTTTTTCAAAAATGCACCAACCTGAAAGCTCTCAAGCAAGTCCATGCTTCCATGGTCATCCATGGCTTCAATTCAAACCCTTCCGCTCTCGGAGAACTCATTTTCGCAAGCGCAATGTCGATTTCAGGCACCATTGGTTATGCCCACAAGGTGTTTGATCAAATTACTGAACCAAACACGTTCATGTGGAACACTATGATCAGAGGCTCAGCTCAGAGCTTGAGACCACTCAATGCGGTGGTGTTATATACCCGGATGGAGAAACGGGGTTTGAGGCCCGATGATTTCACTTTCCCCTTTGTTCTCAAGGCCTGCAATAAGCTTTGTTGGGTTAGAATGGGAATGGGGATTCATGGCAAGGTTGTGAGGTTTGGGTTTGAGTCAAATGCCTCTGTGAGGAATACCCTTATTGATTTTCATGCTAAATGTGGGGATTTGAGGGTTGCGACCGCGCTTTTTGATGGCTCGGCCAGGAGGGATGTTGTGGCGTGGTCGGCATTGACAGCGGGATATGCTAGAAGAGGGAAGCTGGATGCCGCGAGGCGGCTTTTTGATGAGATGCCTGTTAAGGATTTGGTTTCCTGGAATGTGATGATTACTGGGTACACGAAGCAAGGGGAGATGGAGAGTGCGAGGAAGTTGTTTGATGAGGTTCCAAGAAGAGATGTGGTGACTTGGAATGCAATGATCGCGGGGTATGTGCGCTGTGGGTGTGTTGAGCAGGCATTGCAGATGTTTGAGGAGATGACAAGTTTGGGAGAGAAGCCTGATGAAGTGACAATGTTGAGTTTGTTGTCTGCTTGCGCAGATGTTGGAGAGTTAGAAATTGGGAAAAGACTACATTCTTCTCTGCTAGAGCTGGGTTCGGGAGAGATAAGCATCATACATGGAAATGCACTTATAGATATGTATTCCAAGTGTGGCAGCATTGAAAGGGCACTTGAAGTGTTTTGGGGAATGAGGGAGAAGGATGTGTCTTCATGGAATTCAGTGATCGGAGGGTTGGCATTCCATGGCCATGCTGAAGAGTCAGTCAATCTGTTTGAAGAGATGCGGAGGTTGAAAGTTAGGCCTGATGGGATCACATTTGTTGGAGTCTTGGTAGCTTGCAGTCATGCTGGGAAGGTTGAAGATGGGCGTGGATATTTTAGTCTCATGAGGAATAAGTACAAAATTGAGCCAAACATAAAACATTATGGGTGTATGGTGGATCTCTTAGGGCGTGCAGGGCTACTCGATGAAGCATTTGACTGCATTGAAAACATGGAGATGCAACCCAATGCCATTGTTTGGAGGACTCTTCTTGGGGCTTGTAAGGTTCATGGAAATGTTGAGTTGGGCAGGCGTGCAAACGAGCGGCTACTTGAAATAAGAGGAGATGAAAGTGGAGATTTTGTACTACTATCAAATATATATGCTTCACGAGGTGAGTGGCATGGGGCTGAGGAGGTGAGAAAGCTAATGGACGACAGTGGGGTCAAGAAAGAGGCTGGCTTTAGCATGGTTGAAGCAGATGGTCATGCTCTCAAGCATTTTTTGTTGGATTCCAAATCTAAGTTAAACAGATGA
- the LOC101311982 gene encoding CASP-like protein 1-like — protein MKGAAAMEIGESKIGSAPRSGVNRGAAILDFILRIIAFLGTLASAIAMGTTRERLPFFTQFLQFRAEYDDLPTFTFFVVANSIVCVYLMFSLALSIFHILRSHAKNSRIILIFFDTGMLALLTSGASAATAIVYLAHKGNAKANWFAICQQFNSFCERISGSLIGSFVAIVIFILLILMSAAALSRR, from the exons ATGAAGGGAGCAGCAGCTATGGAGATTGGTGAGTCCAAAATCGGTTCAGCCCCAAGAAGCGGGGTGAACAGAGGCGCAGCGATACTCGACTTCATTCTAAGGATAATAGCGTTTCTTGGTACCTTAGCGAGTGCTATAGCTATGGGAACAACCAGGGAAAGACTTCCATTCTTCACACAGTTCCTTCAGTTCAGGGCTGAGTATGACGATCTTCCAACATTTAC GTTCTTTGTGGTTGCCAATTCCATCGTATGTGTCTATCTGATGTTTTCCCTAGCTCTTTCCATCTTTCACATCCTAAGAAGCCATGCAAAGAACAGTAGAATTATCTTGATCTTCTTCGACACG GGAATGCTGGCTCTTCTGACATCAGGTGCCTCGGCCGCCACAGCTATTGTGTACTTAGCACACAAGGGGAATGCCAAAGCCAACTGGTTCGCAATCTGTCAACAATTCAATTCCTTCTGCGAACGAATCTCTGGCTCTTTGATCGGATCTTTCGTGGCAATTGTTATTTTCATTCTCTTGATCTTGATGTCAGCTGCAGCCCTTTCTCGGCGTTGA